In Prochlorococcus marinus CUG1435, the genomic window TTTGCCAAAAGAAACAATCAATGTTTGGAGTAATTTTCCTACTCCTCTTTTATCATTAGTCTTCGCAACTTTAATGATGGGAAGACCTATCCCGAATATAAATGGTTTAGTTAAACCAATTTTTAATCAATTTCTATTAGCTCTTTCACTAGGTTTCGGACAATTTTTTGTCGGTGGACTTGTTGTTAAATATTTTCTGCCTCCATCTATGAATGCAAATCCTCTAATGGGTTGTTTAATAGAGGTAGGTTTTGAGGGTGGTCATGGAGCTGCATCAATAATTGGTGAGAGTTTTAATAAACTAGGTTTCCCAAATGGTTTAGATCTTGGTTTGGCTATGGCAACAATGGGTCTTTTATCTTCTTCAATTTTGGGCAGCATATTTATTTTTCTTGGAAGAACTTTAGGTCTTTCAGATACTGAGGAAATTCTTGAACAAAAAGATAATCTAAAGGGAAAAAATAATACAGGAATTTTTGCGGATTTAAGAATTTTTATAATAAATCTTGGATTCTCTGGTTTGGCAATTTCTTTTGGTGTTTTGCTACTTAAATTTTTAAGGTATATTTCAAGTTCTTTTGGAGATTTTTCGAAGGAAATTATTTTTTCATTACCAGTATTCCCTTTTATCCTTATAGGTTCGCTCCTTATTAGATATATTTTAGAGAAAACCAAAAATACAGAATTTATTTCAAATATTCTGCAAAGGGAGATTGGTATTTTATCCACAGACTTATTGATTTTTACAGCTATGGCGAGTTTAGATATTGCAGTTGTTTTTGATAATTGGATACTTATCTTAGTGTTTACTTTTTTTGGTTTATTTTGGAATTTAATCTGCATTGCTTATTTCGCATACTTTATTTTTGATGATTATTGGTTTGAAAAAAGCTTGATAGAGTTTGGAAATTCTACAGGTGTAGTAGCTTCTGGGTTACTTCTTTTAAGGCTTGCAGATCCTAAAAATATTTCTAAGACTTTACCAATTTTTACGTCAAAACAGCTTTTCGCTCAGTTAATTCTATCTGGGGGACTATTCACAGTTCTTGCACCATTAATGATTTCTAAAATTGGGTTAGATTTTTGGACAGAAATTTGTGCCCTACTTACATTCGCAATTCTTCTTATTGCATTGATTTTTAATAAAGTAGAGATGAAAAAGTTTCAATAAGAACCCTAGAATGGTAATAGCCACAAATTTATTTTAATGTCATTTACTCCCTACGATATTCCACCTCAAGAAAATAAAGGGAAGTGGTTTAGGAGTCATTTACTCGGAAGGGAAATCGAACTTGGTGAATTGTATAGTCTTGGATCAAATGATTTAGATTTGCTTATGGCGGAGACTGCGGAAATTAGAAGCGATCTTGATTTTAAGGAAAAAAATATAGGCAAATTTAGGACTGCAGGATATTTTTTGGAGTTAGCAAGAATAATTGAGAAAAGGAAGTTGTTGGAAAGTTAATTAGATGGGAAATAATTCCTTCTAGAATATGGTTCCCATATTTCGTATTTATACATTAAGGATTTAAATTCTTTATTTTTCTCAAATGAATCTAACCAGTTTTTTATGGAGGATTCGAAATAATTTGTTCTTTTTTGACTTTCACAAGCGATTCTAAATTGTCTTACAAAAGGCCAAATAGACCAATCAGCGATTGTGGGGTTGTCTCCAAAAAAGTATTTGTTTTCTGCTAGAAGTTCGTTCCATCTTTTTATGAATTTAATTGAATTTTTGAAATGAAATTCTTCATCACTATTCTTATATCTTGTGGCATATTTAAATCGATCTAAATGATATTTGAATTCATTATCGTTTTCATTAATTATTTCAAAAATATCTTTCTTTTTGTTCTCAGGAAAATAAGTTAATTTGATGTTTTCCTTTTTTGACTCCGAGAGAGCCCATAGGATGATTTCAAGACTTTCTTCAATAACTTCTCTATTCTTTTTTATAAGTATTGGAACCGTTTTTGTCTTTGAATTATTTAAAAAATCTAGAGGTTTATTTTTTAAATCAATTTCTCTTATCTCTACTTTTATTTCACAAATTAACAGGGCCCACCTTGCGCGAATTGCATATGGACATCTTCGAAATGAATACAAAATATCGTTTTTCATATTGTAAAAACTTTTAATTTCCCTAATTCTTTTAGTATTATCTAATTAGGAACAGTATTAATTTTACAACGCAAATGTCGGGATATGTTTACCTTATAAGAGTAGGAGACCTTTACAGGATTGGTAAAACGGATAATCTTGAAAAGAAAATCAAGAAATTAAAGCCAGATGAATTATTAACATCAATTATGACAAAGGAGCCAGAAACTCTTGAAGCAAGATTACTAAGAAAATATAAGTCGCAAAGAATTCCTGAAACTGGTTATTTAAAGCTTTCAAAAAGACAAATTAGAGAATGTAAAAAGCAATTTGAATTAAAGGGTAGCTTACCTCACACTTTAGATGCTGAAGTTTCCATAACTCTATTTGCATCTTTTCTATTGTTTTCATTAAGTTCCTTTGTTTTTAATTATTTAAATTTTGGATTTGTAAAATCTATATCTTATTCTTTCGGAATGGCATCTTTACCAATGGTTATATTATTTATTACAGGTAGTTTTGGCGGATACTTCTCTGAAGATTTATCACTTTTTTCATTGTTAACTAATCGAATAAAAGGTTTATTTATTGCAATTGCAATGCTTTCAATGGCTTACTTAATTTTCAATTTAGGTTAATTTTCATAATTACAATTTAAGGCAATTTCAAATGGAACTGATTGGGTAGGTAACTTTAGAATAGTTGAGCATATTTCAGCAATATCTTCAGGTTGTGTCATGCTTAATTTGTCTAAGGTAGAGATATTTTGAGCCATTTTTGTATTTACCCAGCTAGGGCAAATTGCTGAAATCCTTATATTTTTATCCCAACCTTTGTTTTTCATAGTTTGGCATAATCCCATCAAAGCAAACTTTGAAGAAGAATAAGCGGCTAGATCGCCTTTAGATCTTTTCCCACTCATTGAAACTAAAACAATAATTCTTCCTCTGCCTGAGGTACATAAATGATCCCAGGAAAGCCTACATAAATTCCAAATTGCCAAAAAATTAACATTTAATGTATTTAAAATATCTTCTTCATCACCATCTTTGTACAAGAAAGGAACTTTCGATAATACTCCAGAACAATTTATTACTGAATCAAATCCTCCAAATTCATCTAAGGTATTCTTTATCCAATTTTCTGCTGTAATTTTTTTTAATGCATCATAGTGGTTGATTATAATTTTCCCTTCGGGCCAATTTTTTGGATCAATTGCGCTTCCTTTTAATGATTTTAAATCTCTTATGCCAACACTAATTCTATTACCTTCTTTTAATTCTTTATGAGCAATATTTAGTCCAATACCTCTATTTGCTCCACTTATTAGTATGGTTCTCATTTTTAAACTATATGTTTGGAAATATTATCCTAAGTAACATTTTAAATTCTCTTCCATGCATAATCATAAGACCTTTCTTTACACTCCATGGAGCCTTTATAAACATTATGCACATCGCATATACAATCTCTTTTAAGGAAAGAGTATCAGTTAGAAAACCATACCATTGATTTTTAGGTAGTTGGAAAAAACTGCCAAAAAATTCTCTCAATAGTTTCTCATCAAACCTCATGAGTTTTTCTAATCCAAATTGGTAAAGTGATTTCTTTCTAATTAATTCTTTTGACCACAGGGTTTCCCAACCTTTTCTAGCAATATGATAGGTACTTAGATTTTTGTTTTTAATTGCTTCTGAAACTGCCTTAGCGACAAGTGGAGCTCTTCTTAAAACATTACCAATTAAATATCCAGATGCAGGATGTACCATTGAAGCAGCACCACCATATCCAAGTATTTGTTGTTTGAAATCTGGGATTGGCATATTCATAGGGAGAAATAAGCCAAGCTCTTCATGTTGCATGCTTGTGATTGATATATTTCGATAAGAAAGCCTCTTCTCTAGTCTCTCTTTTAAATTTTCCATTGTTAGAGGATTTACTAAACCAAGAGATGTCTCTTCGAGAAAATATTTCCCATCCCCCATATCCATGGCATAAAGAAAAGTCGGCGGTTCTTTTTTTTGCTCATCGTTAAGATGGTCATTTCTATAGTCCATTAATACAAACTGACCCTTCTTAAGTGGAGGTTTACTAAAATTACCTACTATCCCATAACAAGTTTGGACTGCTAAGGGACCACACGATTTTAATTTAAGAAAAACAGGATCGTATCCTGTGGCATCTACTACTAATCTTGCAGAGTAAGTCTTGCCATCTTTTGTAGTTACTGTACTTTTGTATTTTTCAAAATGTATTTTGTTTGCAAAGCCTTGATGCCATTTAATAAAAGACTTATTGCATTCATTAAACCAATAATTGTGGAGTTTCTTCTTATCAAATAGTCCATAATCTAGTGAATGTTCTGTGGCTTTATTCTCGTCGTCCTGCTCTTCTAAAGCACCATGCCCAAAAAAACTTACGGTATTCTTCCATCTATATTCAAGTAAATCCTGAAGCCCGAGTTGATCAACTTCTTCCCCCCAAATGCCATAAGTGTTTGGCCATGGTTCATCTGGTCCATTTGGAGAAAGCACTTCAACATCTAATTTTTCCTTCCCCAAAGCTGAGGCAATTGCCATACCTGCAGGCCCTGCACCCAAAACAAGAACATCTGGCATATTTTCTTTTGACATTAAATATAAATCTTATGATTAAAGAAATTTACGTGACAAATTATAACTTCTGCGCTTTGGGTTATATATTTCATCCAATGCTTGTAATGAGAGTAGATTTTATAATAATCAAATTACTCAATTACTAGTGACTAAGTTTTCAGTGTTTTAACAATAATTTATAAGATTACAAAATAAAAAATACTTATAAAATTTTTTATTATAAAAAAATATATAGCAAGTTAAATGATTAAAAATAAAAATATTTTAATTACAGGAGGTAATTCAGGTATAGGGCTTTTTGCCATCATTAATTTACTAAAGACGAAAAATAATTTATACGTTGTAATAAAATCTGAATTAAGAAAGAAAGAATTTCTCAAAACAATTGAGAAATATTTTGACAAAAATTATATCAGTAAATATTTAAATATTATTGAAAATTGTGATCTTTCAAATCTTAAGAATATTAAAAAAATTAAGGATTACTTTATTAGTAAAAAGATTTTCTTAAATGTGGTTGTTTTAAATGCAGGATTGCAATACACGGGTTCTTTTTACCCTAAAGTATCAAAACAAGGTATAGAACTAACTTTTGCAGTTAATCATCTTGCACATTTTTATTTAGTGAACATCTTAAAAGATTTAATTAGAGATCAAGAAGAATCCAGGATCATTATTACATCATCAGATGTTCACGACCCCAAAAGTTCAGGTGGCAATATAGGAAAGAAAGCGGGACTTAATAACCTAGTTGATTTTAGAAAAAAAGTAACTGGGCAATTTTTAAATTTTAATGCTGATCAAGCTTATAAAAATAGTAAGTTATGTAATATTTTGTTTGCTAAAGAACTTGAAAAAAAATTAAAAATTTCCTCTAGTAAAATTTCTGTAATTACTTGGGCTCCAGGTCTAGTAATACCAAATGATGATCTCGGTTTTTTTAGATATAGTAAGCATTTTAATCTCTTTGGATATTTAATTTTTTCTAAAGCTGCAAAAAATATTTTAGGAATTTCTGAAAGTATAGAAAATGCTGGTGAGATACTTTCTGAAATTGTTTTTGATTCAAAGTTAAATAATATTGGTTACGTCCATTTAAGTAATAAACTTATATCTTTTAAAAAACATAAATTAGTTGAAAGTAAGGTTAGTGATGAGGCAAATAATTCTGATTTGGCTTCAAAACTCTGGGTTTTAAGTGAAGAGATTTGTAGATCATTTGGCTTTGTTACTTTCAATATTTAAGGTTTGTGTTGGGAATGCAAACTCTATATTATTAATTGCAAATTCCTCAATAATTCTTAAATTTATAGATTGTTGAGCTTCCATTGCAGCGAGATAATTATTTGTTGGGATGTAATAAACAAGTTCGAAATTAAGACTAAAGTCGCCGAAATCTGTGAAATGACATCTATCAAAAGACGCATCTTTTGTCTCTTCAACTATTTTTTTAATTATTATGGGAATCAATTTCATAAGTTTTGGAGAGGTTTCATAAACAACTCCCAATTTATGCACTAACCTCCTTTTT contains:
- a CDS encoding sodium:solute symporter; its protein translation is MFLKSLNIFSIQNKDIFSNSLLISFLGLLIIFFLLIFGRKFKLAVQLERFGLPIAVISGILGISIGPFGAIHFLPKETINVWSNFPTPLLSLVFATLMMGRPIPNINGLVKPIFNQFLLALSLGFGQFFVGGLVVKYFLPPSMNANPLMGCLIEVGFEGGHGAASIIGESFNKLGFPNGLDLGLAMATMGLLSSSILGSIFIFLGRTLGLSDTEEILEQKDNLKGKNNTGIFADLRIFIINLGFSGLAISFGVLLLKFLRYISSSFGDFSKEIIFSLPVFPFILIGSLLIRYILEKTKNTEFISNILQREIGILSTDLLIFTAMASLDIAVVFDNWILILVFTFFGLFWNLICIAYFAYFIFDDYWFEKSLIEFGNSTGVVASGLLLLRLADPKNISKTLPIFTSKQLFAQLILSGGLFTVLAPLMISKIGLDFWTEICALLTFAILLIALIFNKVEMKKFQ
- a CDS encoding glutathione S-transferase yields the protein MKNDILYSFRRCPYAIRARWALLICEIKVEIREIDLKNKPLDFLNNSKTKTVPILIKKNREVIEESLEIILWALSESKKENIKLTYFPENKKKDIFEIINENDNEFKYHLDRFKYATRYKNSDEEFHFKNSIKFIKRWNELLAENKYFFGDNPTIADWSIWPFVRQFRIACESQKRTNYFESSIKNWLDSFEKNKEFKSLMYKYEIWEPYSRRNYFPSN
- a CDS encoding GIY-YIG nuclease family protein gives rise to the protein MSGYVYLIRVGDLYRIGKTDNLEKKIKKLKPDELLTSIMTKEPETLEARLLRKYKSQRIPETGYLKLSKRQIRECKKQFELKGSLPHTLDAEVSITLFASFLLFSLSSFVFNYLNFGFVKSISYSFGMASLPMVILFITGSFGGYFSEDLSLFSLLTNRIKGLFIAIAMLSMAYLIFNLG
- a CDS encoding SDR family NAD(P)-dependent oxidoreductase, whose translation is MRTILISGANRGIGLNIAHKELKEGNRISVGIRDLKSLKGSAIDPKNWPEGKIIINHYDALKKITAENWIKNTLDEFGGFDSVINCSGVLSKVPFLYKDGDEEDILNTLNVNFLAIWNLCRLSWDHLCTSGRGRIIVLVSMSGKRSKGDLAAYSSSKFALMGLCQTMKNKGWDKNIRISAICPSWVNTKMAQNISTLDKLSMTQPEDIAEICSTILKLPTQSVPFEIALNCNYEN
- a CDS encoding lycopene cyclase family protein, with product MSKENMPDVLVLGAGPAGMAIASALGKEKLDVEVLSPNGPDEPWPNTYGIWGEEVDQLGLQDLLEYRWKNTVSFFGHGALEEQDDENKATEHSLDYGLFDKKKLHNYWFNECNKSFIKWHQGFANKIHFEKYKSTVTTKDGKTYSARLVVDATGYDPVFLKLKSCGPLAVQTCYGIVGNFSKPPLKKGQFVLMDYRNDHLNDEQKKEPPTFLYAMDMGDGKYFLEETSLGLVNPLTMENLKERLEKRLSYRNISITSMQHEELGLFLPMNMPIPDFKQQILGYGGAASMVHPASGYLIGNVLRRAPLVAKAVSEAIKNKNLSTYHIARKGWETLWSKELIRKKSLYQFGLEKLMRFDEKLLREFFGSFFQLPKNQWYGFLTDTLSLKEIVYAMCIMFIKAPWSVKKGLMIMHGREFKMLLRIIFPNI
- a CDS encoding SDR family NAD(P)-dependent oxidoreductase codes for the protein MIKNKNILITGGNSGIGLFAIINLLKTKNNLYVVIKSELRKKEFLKTIEKYFDKNYISKYLNIIENCDLSNLKNIKKIKDYFISKKIFLNVVVLNAGLQYTGSFYPKVSKQGIELTFAVNHLAHFYLVNILKDLIRDQEESRIIITSSDVHDPKSSGGNIGKKAGLNNLVDFRKKVTGQFLNFNADQAYKNSKLCNILFAKELEKKLKISSSKISVITWAPGLVIPNDDLGFFRYSKHFNLFGYLIFSKAAKNILGISESIENAGEILSEIVFDSKLNNIGYVHLSNKLISFKKHKLVESKVSDEANNSDLASKLWVLSEEICRSFGFVTFNI